The Neodiprion pinetum isolate iyNeoPine1 chromosome 5, iyNeoPine1.2, whole genome shotgun sequence genome segment ACAGTATAGAATATACGTCAAGAAGTATAACGTATTGCAGATGACGCTCGCATAAcgtcattaaaaatttaaccgaagaaaaggaataaaaatttaaagataaTCGCCGTACCTCTAAACGTTAGAAACAACTTACGGGCACAGATATTAAGTGTCACGATACACTGTAGAGTGTGGGATTATCATACGTGAAAAACAGGAGGCGGGGACGtataacttttcattttttctcagtacAGAAATGAGCTAACATTCGAATCAAGGTAACTTACAAAAACGAGAATTGAACATTGAACGCAAATGTAAAAGtgtttatatacgtatatttttagtataatatgaatacatttcttaaaaatttttttttttcatcaatcataGTTTCTtaacattatatattattaaactAATAATTTTTGCTTTACATTATCATtacagttattattattattattaaaaataaaaattacgaaaatattTGTACGGTTAATGGATTagttgttttttaatttttttttttttatttattctttgaaATCTAATAAACTTGCAAAGTGGTTATACAAAGAAAACTCCTAATCTCGCTACAAATCTTAAAAGAAAGCTATggttgtatatatacatatatatgtatacattgtatactatatatatatttatatagttTTATCGGAAACTAAATAAATGCATTAAACGTATATGTAATTCAtatttacttaattttttttctttcttcattacTGCTACTCTCATCGTTATCTCCATGTTTATTGTGCCTCGTGTATCTACCACAATAATGTGCTGCGTGTGCGTGGTATAGGTGTTCATATTTTGGATAGACTGTACTGCTTCTAGTACGCAACTTCTACAACTAGAGTCATTATTGTATATGGAGGGCAATGGTGGTTGGAAGGCTAAGCCAGAAGAATTAATCAACAATAAACCAACAATACTCATATAATAGTTTTACAAAATTGCTACATCATAGTACGTTCTATTAAGGAGACAATGGACATCAGCAGAGATTCGTACGTTGGTACAactattattttcagttttcattatttgtattaattaagagatatattcatttttaataactatacgttcttctctttctttactGTAAAAACCGTGCTGCGTTTagtgttttttcttcttttgaatttccgaaagtgcaatttttcattctctgtgGCACTTGGATAAGTGGCGTAGTTcggagattgaaaaattgctgGAGTTTTTTGTTTGAACTGATAGTGATAATTAGTGCTCCATGACGTAACTGGAAATTAAGTCGATGGTTTAAAAAGATATCTTTAAAACAAATGACggggagataaaaaaaaaaaaaaaaaatcaaaactaaTTACTAGACTAACCGTGGTACACAGCGCggggaaaaataaagataacaCCAACCACACAACTAATAAAGAACAATTGATtagttgtttttgtttgttaattaattaatcaagcTTTTGAACACAACGATGATTGGTAAAATACCAGATGACGATTTCAGGACTTCATTAATAATTGTGGTGCAGTTATgcggtgaaaagaaaataaaaggaagaaattatATGATAGCGAAGAAAACAGATTTTGTTTTACAACCTATATGAATAAGATAATCTGTTACAAATTAcctatttgattttttactgtTTTGATCAATCAATCATCTCGTACCGACACCTTAAACTATTATTCTAAGGTTTTGTATTTATAAGATACAATATAATAGGTATAAATTAACTGTTCACGCTGCCAGCGAAAACCGGTGTTCTCACGAAATtaaatgtttctttttccccGTTATTTTTCGGGATATCATGAATctacaaaaattataacaatcgTGAgcgttattattgttattacttaATCGAACATTTTTCGCGATTTACATTCATAATGGAAATAGCGAGGATCACTGGCAACGAGCattgttgataaaatatttttgttttttaaggCGGTAAGGTTCAGGGCGCCGCGCCACTTTCATTTCAGCAAATTCCGTCCTAGCTGGTACGGTAACTCGCGGCTAATTAAACTTATAGTAAAGAGATATTAAAAAAGCCCtgcggtaattttttttttcttgttttattttcgtcggttttttttataccaataACACGTCcccctttttttctcacattatgcGGCAGCGTTCTTCACCCTGAGGGTCACCCTGTAACAGaaaaataatagattcatTCCTATTAGTTATTGGatcaaaattattgaaaataaaaaaaatcaatgtgTATTAACGCGCGTTGACACGTATTCAAACCCGCAAAATTATACCACAGCCCCGCATGCCCTGACAACCGTATTTTTATAACCATAAGTACAGCTGTGCATGATTGATGCACAGGAATAGTTATCCCGTTCATGGTGATTGAAATAACGTACATGTTGTTAGTTACAACTATGCACtagcgattttcaaaaatggtgggtgaaaacaaaattaaaaataagaaattcgaAGACGACGTAGACTGCTGCTTCCACTGATATTGTTGGTACTGTCACAACAGCTACGTAAGTgttccttcttcttctattttctgTCTAATCTAAAGACAATGTGGTTAAAGCGAAGATGCTGTGTGAGAAAGTTTTCACGCTGAAATATTTGAGCACGAAATGAATCAACGTCTTCCAATGTTTGTCTTCtaaaatcattcaaaattttacaatttataaccAAGAATGAAATCTTGTAATTTGCCTGAGTACGTATGAATTATTAGTAACTGTCTTATAATACCTAAATGGTTGTTTGTGGGTATAAATACGATTGACAAGATTGTTTATTACATGTGAAAATGCAGTAGTTCAAACTTGCATGTCGCCAAGAAacatattgagaaaaaaatgtatctgGTCAAGGCTAATTACGCTTTTTCTGAAAAACATCGAAAGAAGTCTATCCCGTGTTATGTTTCGGTGAAAATGAACGTCATATATTAAAGTGCAAAAATAAGATCACAATAATACTATAATATGCGTATGCGCaatgaaatagaaataaagCTTGACAGATTGAAAAAGACATTTATGTAATGATAAGGTTTAGTAAAGCGTGAGAGAGCGGCGTAAGTATGACGGCAGTGCCAAGAAATGGACCAACAAAAAAATAGCTACtgataatgaataattaagcaaactttaaaattaatattatttgcaaattattacaataataataatgtgtggtaatggattattattattattcattattgttgatattattattattattattgcagaCAAATGACTGAACAGCTGAACATCTGAGAGTTTAGAATAACAACTTACATAGGCCGCCTGCCTGAGCTGTGCGCCCTCACGATCATTAATACGGGTAGAGATATCTTCTCTATGGAACAAGAATTGAACATTGATAAGACATCACCCCTCCTCATTGGATGGTATCATAGGGGtgtttcattttatcaataattgaaaatatttcgaataaaatttggTCAGTTCGTTAATAATTACTAGTTTTACGTATAAGATAAGTGTGTAAATGTGTGTATGCCATACGTGTGGTTTATGTATGAGTTATAATTAAgtaaaaattaagtaaaaattaagtttgcaaaaagtttcaaaactggtgagaaaaaaaactttcctcATACGTCCAGGGTAATGCCATATCATTGGGTAACCAATCCATGATTATCCATTTTCCGCGAAACTTACGAGACTCCGTGAATGAATCCAGTTATTAATATAGTGGCTTCCGTCAAAATTTAACTGTTATAATGTTAAGgcgagaatatttttaatcattcacGTACGATGTACATGTCTCTTTTCAAAGTTAAGTTAATCAACATACTGTAACACAACACAACATAACAATAATTGCCAGAATTATCCCGTGTGTGCGTGATTCACAAAtttctcctcctctttctcttttattcgcggataaaattgataaattgcGTAGCCACATTGTCTTtgagggtaaaaaaattaataaaaataaagtgtaaaaatatacattatagaCAAAAAGagaggtaaataaataaacaaatgaataaataaatagctAAGGAATAATAAGGAAACTTCAGAGACACCACACTCTGTGCACGTATAACATGttcaaaatcattaaaatGTAATACCTGTTGGTGGTGAAGATCCTCTGAGTTTCGAAACCCAATATTTTCCCTGTGTCGCGACAAGGTACTGGACAGCTGTTGCCGCTTCCGTTCGGACGTTGCCAATTCCTAGAAATGTAATAAAGCAACATGATAATTGAATAgggaaaattatacataatttgattgattttttactttatcatCATTCATCTGTTGTTGCTCATAACTCACCTCTCCTTCGCTGTTCAGTAAGGTTGTAGTCATGTTATCTGCCGTAAACCACTTTTGTCCCTTCATAACAAGGTTGGTCGGAGGTTCGTGAGATGCTCCGATATCTGCTGACCAAACAGTCACAGTCGCTCCTGCATCGACCTTTGCGCTACgatggaatttgaaattcgtctcTAGTGCTCCAGCTTTGCGGATCAACTGCCACCCACTCAAAACTATCTCCTACGAAATATATGGTGAGAAAATGTCATCAATTACTCATTCTTGCATGGTCTTTCAGAACTTTTTCTTGTACGGAATACACACGGTATTGCACATTACTGTTAGATAACAATCTTttaagtgaaatttcaaattgtgaAGCAAGTGTAAATAATGCAGTACgaaatttcctgaaatttcaGTGTACAACCAGTACACATATATGGACATTCGTGCTTCTAAATTTAATCACCTTGTTGCCCTTATTGGTAAGTTTGATATAACGTCCCTGTGGATCAGCTTCAGTAATCTCGATATCGCCTCTGGCAGTTCCAGATACGCTATAGTCACTACTGCTGCGCTCTTCGCTTTCCTCCAACAAAGTACGCTTTCTTTTACCACCTCTAAGTGGAGTGTTGCGCGATGGGGTTCCTCTTCCGCTGGATAACGAAGCGGGCGATTGCATCGGTGTAATGTTCAacctggaaaaaaatatacaggtaATTGCGGTTTTGAATTGGTTTTCATTCgttaaaatactttttccaatttttttcgtattacCTTGCCTCTTCTGATTCTAGCAGTTTTCGGTAGGCAGCTATCTCCAGGTCTAGCGCCACCTTTATGTCCATCAGATCTTGATACTCCTGCAGCTGCTGTGCCATCTCGTCACGCATTCTTGCCAGCTCAGCCTCCAGACTGGCCAAACCTTCAGCATGCCGAGCACGCTCATTTTCGCGCAAGTTCTCGAGATCTCTGTCATaatatgaaagaaattatcatGTTTCAAGGTatatttaccattttttattGCGCTAGTGAAATAAGCTTCGTTTGAAGTTTGATGCTTCaataggttttttttattttacaaagagTCTGAAACTTTGGAGTGTAATAAAATACGGtggatttttttatacgaGATCTATCCATTTTctcaattataaaattgaatgaatgacTACAGGACTTACCGATCCTTTACAAAATTCTAAAACAATGGTTGAGAGCGAAAAATGAACGCAaggtgagagaaattttcactgTCGTTTTTTGTACGAAACTTTATGAGCAAAGACCTTGAAACGTGCTAAATTGCGTTTACGACCTGAGAGCCGTTATTTTACCTGATGCGAGAATTGAGCGCGTTGTTTGTGGCCTCGAGCTCGTTAATGCGTTGATTTAGTCCGTCGATACGGGACCTGGTCTGACGAAGCTCCTCTACAGCAAGGCTCGCCGCACCGCTGTTTCGTTGGGCGTGGGATGTCAGGTTCTTAATCTTGTTCTCATAGAGCAATTCGATCTCCTCCCGATTGGCGCGCATCTGAGATTCATACTGTTCGCGCAATTCTTGCAACGATTGTTGCAGCTTAGCCTCGTACTGCTCGGCCAGGCGCCCGTCAATCTCGGAAATCTCGACCTGCAATGAAGACTGAACGAATTAGCGTGAACAAGTGCaacggtgtttttttttttttttgcaagcaGGTGCAGCAAAATCGCGGCAACGAAACCAACCTGACGTCGCGTTCGTGTCTCGGTCAATTCCTGCTGGTAGACTTGATCTTTGAAACTTATGTCCTCCTTCAAGCTCTGTATGTTGTTCTCCAGGTCGATTCGCTGAAGGGTCTCTTCCTCGAGGTGCTTTCGCGCGTCATCGAGCAGCGCCTGGAGGCGTTCAACCTCCTTCTcgagttcccgttctcgttcCGCGAGCTTTTTTCGCTCAGCTGCAGACTGGTTAAACTTTGTTTGCAAATCCCCGCAACGCGATTCGTAGATCATCAAGTTGTTCTCGACTATTTGTAGATCCTTGGTTTTCTTTTCGAgtctgaaagaaaaagagggacaaaaattaatgattataattatGGTCGTCCCTTTTTCGCGGGTCGattatatttatgaaaatcgCGGAAGGAGAACAACGTAGTAAAGTAGATCGTAAACGCGACAACGATACCGAAAGTTTCTCGGGTATTCGTGTATTTATACGAACagtaataaataatcgaaGGGACAGAAAAGAGAGGGTGATTCGCTATTTCGAACGATTGACCCAGTTTAAGGAACACTTTTTATCGACCGTTTCCCGGTAGACGTCGACATATATTCGTATATCGGCGTCATCATTCTCCTTCTCCTGCTTCTAGCCAGGCCAAGGTTACAGAATTCAGGTAACGCTTCACTCTTTCACGACGAAATGAAATTACACgcgctgtattttttttaaagtctTTTTTCCCTGGAGCACTCGTAAACGGAgatgtaaattaaaaaaaaaaaaaaaaaaacaggaattCCATATTAATTGAGGATATAGCATAATGGCCATTAACGTTAAAATAAGCCGCACACAATCGCAGTGTTAATCGTTTGGATTGTAATAACTTACCTTAGCTATATCTTTTCTCATCGCTGATAAGATATACAATGAAAGTTCATGCCAacgttaatttcaataaagttATTAACGGAGCATTGAAGAGTATGTTACTCAATACTTAGCGTTGTGGGAAGTGTATTACAGCACACGCATTCACGTAACGTAACGTACGTAATGTCAAGTGCCTCACTCCGCTGAGACGAGGTCAAGAAACGCGGGAAAAAACCAtgatgaagttagtaacgttatcgtaacgaccCTATAAGGAGGTAAACCCTAATAAAACGaaatatactcatattttgaaatcttagttccttcaaagtcattgtaaaatatgaaaatagtgatttttttccaatgtttctttacgataacgttactaacttcaatctcgTGGAATAAAGAAGACTCCTCAATGGACCGATAGTGTAAAATACCTGcatatatcgataaaaaatagattgaaatttttaacgcGTTCGAGCATGTTTTGAATAGCCATTCCAGAGTGAAacgtaattttaaacaaagaTCTTTTCcagtaaaaattaagaatcGTGCAAAGACCGTGAAGTTAGTTCCTCGTCTCTTCTTTTCTTAATTCGTCGTCgtcttttcacttttattcgtgtttattgtttttgcaTGTACTCCAACACAGAAGCTCACAAACTACAAAGTCGATATCAGTACATAATATTTACTAGTGTAgagaattgaagaaatattgACAGGTGCTGCAACAGCGTGGCTTGTAACCAGACCCAGGCATACGGTGAGCGTATCGCGTCGAAAGCGTAGacctacatacatatacaacTAGGTGGAGGACACGTATATAAGATATACGTAGaagatgaaacgaaaattgaataaagtttagtacaacagaaaaaaaaactcgctGCTGTTTGCGTAACAATGTTGTACACATAAAACTGTAAATGTACAAGAGAGGGGAGAAAAAGATATCATCAAGCTTATTGCACACAACCGCctacgatttatttattaggtatacagaaaaaaaatttggtataAACAAGAATGCAATCATCGTTATTAATattcaaggttttttttttctctattcgtATAGGTATGCGTGCATGGTTctcaccaacatcgtcataaTTATCATAGCGTGTGTTGATTTTTCTAACGTATTTATGCTCGCTATATCCAAGTTTAAAATATACCAAGTCCCAGGAAGGGCACGCCGCGTGTGTGTATGGATACTTTTCCATGTGACGAGCGGGGCCTCCCGGGGTCTCGCGCGTCCTTAGCCGTGCTGCTATGACGATGAGCCAACGTGGGCAGTGATGTCACCGCGGAAAGCCGCCTACGGCTTTACGGTTTATGCGGTACCTCGCTCGCATTCCGACAGGATACACACATGCCGATGTTCCGATACGAGCGTAAGGTCGGACAGATTCCCCGCGCTTCTACTCAATGCCCAACAAACTCGGATTCGGTCATCACGGCTCGAAATAGTCGATCGCGCATGCCGCGAATTCGCGGACATTGGTTGTGCCATCTCTTTCCTTCCGTCTTTTCTGTCCTAGGTTTTATTTCGCCTTGAAAGTCATTGAGAAGGCACGAACATGCCTCTTAGAATTATGACATAGAGCCATATTAGTATTAAAAGTTCTTGAAAATACATAGATGCGTGCACGTAACATAAGCGCGCGTCTCCTACCGGAGAACCGGGTGAGAGCGAATGTTTTTGAATCAGAGATTACAAAGATGACATCAACGTCGCGTTCATTTGAGGGTGTGACGCAACTACACGCCGCAGTGACGTCACcggttattttcatttttcgtttcacggAGATGGATCGATAAAATTCCAGGTAAATATTGGGACGCGCCCTGCGTGTTTGGCCAGCGTAATCGTCGAAATATTGGACACCGCGtaaaatgtatgtacatacatacatcacACATTTCACCGGAGCGCATGCGCTTCTCTCAGCAGAATTTTAaggattttatttatttgagtgTAGTTTTCTTCGACAGCCTCCGAAGACGAATTATTGACTATCTCGTAACTCGTAATCGGGAGAAAACATTTAACGCTTCATAAAGTACGAGCAAACAACGATAAAAATACGGATCTTCGTTTACTATCAATGGCCGACTCGATACCGGCATGCGATCGGCGTAACGCGTaacctgaatatttttggtccctttttttcttttagagTGTACAGGGAAACACTACTGGCTACGCTACTGCGCGTGACGCACGGACGTAGTAATATTTATCCGTGAGCGAGCGGCCGGTGGGTAGAGCGAAACGAATATTTGCATGCACCTGTAAAATCGATgagctgtaaaaaaaaaaaaaaccgtaaatTCAAGCCGtactta includes the following:
- the LOC124220237 gene encoding lamin Dm0 isoform X1; amino-acid sequence: MSTKASKKTVVTSSSVSSVQSPTPSTSTPVGRRPGSPLSPTRYSRLQEKQDLQNLNDRLACYIEKVRHLEAENSRLTREVQTSQETVTREVTNIKSMYEHELSDARKLLDDTSRERAKLEIDTKRLWDDNEELKNKLEKKTKDLQIVENNLMIYESRCGDLQTKFNQSAAERKKLAERERELEKEVERLQALLDDARKHLEEETLQRIDLENNIQSLKEDISFKDQVYQQELTETRTRRQSSLQVEISEIDGRLAEQYEAKLQQSLQELREQYESQMRANREEIELLYENKIKNLTSHAQRNSGAASLAVEELRQTRSRIDGLNQRINELEATNNALNSRIRDLENLRENERARHAEGLASLEAELARMRDEMAQQLQEYQDLMDIKVALDLEIAAYRKLLESEEARLNITPMQSPASLSSGRGTPSRNTPLRGGKRKRTLLEESEERSSSDYSVSGTARGDIEITEADPQGRYIKLTNKGNKEIVLSGWQLIRKAGALETNFKFHRSAKVDAGATVTVWSADIGASHEPPTNLVMKGQKWFTADNMTTTLLNSEGEELATSERKRQQLSSTLSRHRENIGFRNSEDLHHQQGDPQGEERCRIM
- the LOC124220237 gene encoding lamin Dm0 isoform X3, which translates into the protein MSTKASKKTVVTSSSVSSVQSPTPSTSTPVGRRPGSPLSPTRYSRLQEKQDLQNLNDRLACYIEKVRHLEAENSRLTREVQTSQETVTREVTNIKSMYEHELSDARKLLDDTSRERAKLEIDTKRLWDDNEELKNKLEKKTKDLQIVENNLMIYESRCGDLQTKFNQSAAERKKLAERERELEKEVERLQALLDDARKHLEEETLQRIDLENNIQSLKEDISFKDQVYQQELTETRTRRQSSLQVEISEIDGRLAEQYEAKLQQSLQELREQYESQMRANREEIELLYENKIKNLTSHAQRNSGAASLAVEELRQTRSRIDGLNQRINELEATNNALNSRIRDLENLRENERARHAEGLASLEAELARMRDEMAQQLQEYQDLMDIKVALDLEIAAYRKLLESEEARLNITPMQSPASLSSGRGTPSRNTPLRGGKRKRTLLEESEERSSSDYSVSGTARGDIEITEADPQGRYIKLTNKGNKEIVLSGWQLIRKAGALETNFKFHRSAKVDAGATVTVWSADIGASHEPPTNLVMKGQKWFTADNMTTTLLNSEGEELATSERKRQQLSSTLSRHRENIGFRNSEDLHHQQRRYLYPY
- the LOC124220237 gene encoding lamin Dm0 isoform X2 encodes the protein MSTKASKKTVVTSSSVSSVQSPTPSTSTPVGRRPGSPLSPTRYSRLQEKQDLQNLNDRLACYIEKVRHLEAENSRLTREVQTSQETVTREVTNIKSMYEHELSDARKLLDDTSRERAKLEIDTKRLWDDNEELKNKLEKKTKDLQIVENNLMIYESRCGDLQTKFNQSAAERKKLAERERELEKEVERLQALLDDARKHLEEETLQRIDLENNIQSLKEDISFKDQVYQQELTETRTRRQVEISEIDGRLAEQYEAKLQQSLQELREQYESQMRANREEIELLYENKIKNLTSHAQRNSGAASLAVEELRQTRSRIDGLNQRINELEATNNALNSRIRDLENLRENERARHAEGLASLEAELARMRDEMAQQLQEYQDLMDIKVALDLEIAAYRKLLESEEARLNITPMQSPASLSSGRGTPSRNTPLRGGKRKRTLLEESEERSSSDYSVSGTARGDIEITEADPQGRYIKLTNKGNKEIVLSGWQLIRKAGALETNFKFHRSAKVDAGATVTVWSADIGASHEPPTNLVMKGQKWFTADNMTTTLLNSEGEELATSERKRQQLSSTLSRHRENIGFRNSEDLHHQQGDPQGEERCRIM